The region GCTCTTTGCTTTACTAACCTCTGGCGGAGAGAAAGAAGGTGCTTAAGGCTTTGTTCTTCCTTACACGAAAGCTTTGTAGGTGTAATCTCATCTCTCATTCGATAAGCATATTTTGCTATCTTTTTTGCATCTGCTTTATCGCTTTTACCTCTTGTCATTCCCATTGATTGTTTAATTTCAAGACCTGGAACTAGAAAAAAAGGAATGTGTTTTGATGCTAAATAAACGGATAAACCATCAGAGTAAAGTCCAGTGTGTTCAAACACAAAAATGATGTTCTCTTTTGGTAACTCAGAATTCTTGTAAGTCCAATCAACCAATTTTTTGTAGCCTTTTTTGTCATTTTGAAATTCACTTTCAATTTGACTGGAATGGATTCTTGCATCGAAAGTTAATTTGCTCATGTCGATGCCAACTGTGTCTTTAATATTCATAATTTTATAAAGTTTAAAATGGTTACCTTGACTAACACCTTTATAAGGTAAATTCTAGTATTCTATTTGGTCCTTGTAACCTGGTTAATAAAGAACGAGGACTAATACAGGCAATAGGTCATTAATCTAGCCGACAGAAAAGTTCACCCCGTTCTTTTTTATGTATTTAGTTATCAACAAAATTAGAGTTATTAACAAAGAAAAAAAGAAGCAAAAAAAGAAAGATCAATTCAATTATGATTTTTTTTAAGTTAATATTTTTGTTTTACAAATCTAAAGGCCGGCAGGCAGGTTTTGCTCGTTTCATTTTGACCTAAAAAGGTCAAAAACCAAAATTCTATTATTTAGATTCCCGTTTTCACGGGAATAACAATTTCAACGGAAACCCCGACGTAGAGCATCGAGGAATTCTTTTCGATTAACGGAACTATATTTCGCAAAATATATAATCAAAAATAGTGTTGTCCGATTAAAATTAGCTAAAGTGTTTTAAAGTATTGATAGTCTTGATTTTCAAGAGTTTTTAAAGTAGTACACCTTGCTATTAAAACCACTTTAGAATTTATGATGTATCGAAAAATTTAAAATCGTAATAATATTGTTTTTCAGTTAGTTACATTCAAGTCTTTGTTCTTGATTCTAACAGCGAAAGCGGTCTTTTTATCTTTTATCGGACAATAATTAATAATAATAATAATAATAGCTAAAAATTAGATAAGCATTTTTTTAGTGGATTTTCTAATAATCAAATCTGTGTCTAAAACAACATCTTTATAGCTGATAACTTTATTTTTCTTTTTATCTCTTATTTCTTTATAAAGGAGCTTGAAAGCCTTTTTACCCATCTCAAATCCAGGTTGATTAATTGTAGTTAAAGATGGAGAAATAACTGATGACATAAACCAATTACTAAAACCAATCACATTTATTTGATCAGGTACTTTAACACCTTGATTGTTAAATTCTGCTATAGCTCCTATTGCTACTAAGTCTGTATTAATAAAAATTCCATCAACATCATTATGATCTTTTAAAAGTTGATTTGCATAAAACTGACCTTCTTCAAAACTCATTTCATTTAATAGATAGATTAAACTTGGGTCATATATAATATCATTATCTATCAAAGCTTGTTTATAGCCTAGAAACCTGTCAATAGAATTTTGAGGCAATAAAGGACCTCTAAAATGAGCAATACGTTTACATCCAATTTTTATTAAATGTTCTGTAGCCTTATACGCTGCTTTTCTATCATCAATAATAACTTTAGAGCATCTTATAATTTTAGCAATTTTATCAAACATCACTAAAGGCGTATCTTGCTCAATAATTTCAGTTAAATGTTTATAATCTGCTGTAGCATTGGCTAAAGAAATTAAAATACCATCTACCCTTTTACTTAATAGTAAATCTAATTGTTTTTTTTCGAGCTCAAAAGATTCATTAGATTGTAGTGTAATTACTAAATATCCTTTTTTTTCTGCCTGTGAAATAATCCCTTTAATAACACTAGAAAAAAAGTGATGTACTATTTCTGGAATAATTAAACCAATAGTCTTTGATTCTTTTGTTCTTAAATTTACAGCAAAAGAGTTCGGCTTGTAATTTAACAAAGTAGCAGTTTCTCGAACTAATTTTCTAGTTTTTTTACTAACATCAGGATATTCTTTCAAGGCTTTAGATACCGTAGTGATAGAAATACCCAATTCTTCTGCTATTTGTTTTAGTGTGACCAAAATATTATATTTTTATAAAAATTAAACGTTGCTTTTTTACCTGATAAATATAGTCATTTATCTTTACCGAAAACGTTTTCGGTAAATCGAAAACGTTTTCGATTTATTTATTTGATAATTTAAAAACCAATAAAAATACATTTGATAAAAAATAATTAACTTTTTTATTAAATTCACACTTAAAATGAAGAAACAATTAAACTTTAAAAATTTGCTTTTGATGATACTTATGCTATCATCAACAGCTTTTGTTGCGCAATCAACAATTTCTGGTACCGTTAAAGACAACAGTGGTAACTTAATACCTGGAGTGAACCTTCTTTTAAAAGGAACTACTAAAGGTGCAAATACAGATTTTGATGGAAACTACGAAATTGCAAATGTAACTAATGGAACTTACACAATTGTGGCTTCTTACATTGGTTATGATAATTTTACCAAAGAAATTACGGTTAATGGCAATCTAAAATTAGATATTGTTATTAAGGAAAACGCACAATCACTAGATGAAATTATAGTTACCGGGGTTGTAAATCCGAAATCTAAATTAGAATCGAGTGTTTCTGTTTCTACTGTGGGTATTAAACAAATAGAGCAAGCATCTCCAAGATCTGCTGGTGAACTTTTTAGAAGTATACCTGGTATTCGTGCAGAATCTTCTGGTGGTGAAGGTAATGCAAACTTTAATGTACGTGGTGTGCCAGTTTCTTCTGGCGGTTCTAGATATTTACAATTGCAAGAAGACGGACTCCCTATCATGTTATTTGGAGATACTTCTTTTGGTAATGCAGATAACTTTTTACGTATCGATTCTAATATTGGAAGAGTTGAAGCTATTAGAGGTGGTTCTGCTTCTACGCAAACATCTAATGGCCCTGCTGGGATTATCAATATGATCAGCAAAACAGGAAGAACAGAAGGTGGAACTATAGGTGCAACTTATGGTTTAGATTTCCAAAATAGTAGATTAGATTTTGAATATGGAACTCCCATAGGAGAAGGATTATATTATCATATTGGTGGTTTTATGCGTGTTGGTGAAGGACCAAGAAATATCGGTTACCAAGGAAATAAAGGTGGGCAAATTAAAGCAAACCTTACTAAAGAATTTAAAAATGGTTATGTACGCACCTATTTTAAATATTTAAACGATAAATCTGTAATGTATATGCCAATGCCTGTAAGTTTAACGGGTTCAAATTCAAATCCTACTTTTGGAAACCTACCAGGTTTTGATATTACTTCTGATACGCCACATTCTGTAAATATTCAAAATACATATAGTGTTTATGATGGAAATCCTACACAAAATGATATGAGGAATGGTAACAACCCAGTAAGTGCTTCAGTTGGTGCTGAATTCTCTTTTGATTTGGGTGATGACTGGAAAATAAATGGTAAAGCAAGATATTCTAACAATTCTGGTCAATGGAATGCTCCATTTACTGCAAATGTAGGTACAGTAGCAGATATCGAAGCTTTAGTAAGAGGTGCTTCTGGAGCAACAGGTGCTTTAACTTTTCAAGATGGTACACCATTTAATCCTGCAAATGGATTAGCACAAGATATTAGATATTTTGATGTAACTATCGAAGATTTAAGCAACTTTTTTAGTGATGTAAAAGTTACAAAAGCAATTAATGACAATATTGGAGTTACAGTAGGTATGTTCTCTGCAACACAAAATACTAAAATAGGATGGCAATGGAGTTCTGCAATTTCTGAAGTTGCAGGCGATGGTCAAGCTAGATTAGGAGTTTTTGAAGGATTCTCTGAAGGTGGTGCTTATTCTTTTGGCCAGCCAGTTTGGGGTAACTGTTGCCAAAGAAAATACAATACTGTACATAATGTAAATTCTCCTTATGTAGGTGTTGATGCAGAAATTTCTGAAAAATTAAATTTTGATGGTAGTGTTCGTTTTGAAAACGTAAATGTAAACGGAACCATAAATTCCGGACAATTAAGTAACTTAGATGCCAATGGAAATTTAATTGGTTTTGATTACAATAGTGATGGTGTAATTAGCCCGTTTGAAGCTACAATACCAACCATAGCTGGTAATCCCGGACAAACAGTAAGCGATGATTATAATTTTGTTTCTTTCTCGGCTGGTTTAAATTATAAAATTAATGATGGAGCTGCTGTTTTTGGAAGATATAGTAAAGGTGCTTCTGGTAGAGCTGCAGATAGAAATACATATGGTGCAGATGGTTTAGGAGATGTACAGTTTGATGAAATTTCTCAATTTGAAGTGGGTTTAAAAAAGAGATTAGAGAATGGTGTTTTAAATGTTACAGGCTTTGTAAGTAATACCGATGAAGGTATTAGTAATGAATTAAACAGAACCGTAGGAAACCCTTTTAAAGCGCTCGGTTTAGAAGTAGAATCTGCATATGGATTTGGAGATTTTGGCATCAATGGTTCCGTTACGTATACGAAAGCAGAAATTGATGGAGGAGCAAATCAAGGAAATAAACCAAGAAGACAAGCAGATTTTGTTTACAATTTAGCACCAACATATTCTTTTGGTGCAAGCAAGCAACATCTTTTAGGAATCACCATACTAGGTACCTCTAAATCTTTTGCACAAGATGATAATGACTTAGTAATGCCAGGTTATGCGTACGTAAATGCAGTTGTAAGAGTTGGCTTAACTAAAGGATTATCTTTAAGTGTTAATGCTAATAATTTATTCGATACAATAGGTGTTACAGAAGTAGAAGGAAATGGAAACATAGCTGCTGGTTTGGCTGCTGCAAGAACAATTTCTGGTCGTTCAACTACTATGACGTTACAATATAATTTTTAAATAAAAAGTTTTTGATTTAGTATTAATTTGAATTGGAGATAGAGTCAATGAAAAATATATTGGCTCTATTTTATTAAATTAATTATCTAAAAAACTACCCTTAAAAAAGATAAAGTATTTGCTTAACTTCTCTTTTTAGGCAAAGTATAATTTCCCAATTCCAAAATACATTTTAAATGAAACATCTCATAATTGTCATTCTTTATTTAACGGCACTTCATAGCAATGCTCAAGAAGTGTTTCATCAAACTAAAAAATCAAAAAAAGAAAAAATGATTGTTTATGGCAGTGATAGTTGCCATAGTTGTTTAGCTACAAAAGCTTTTTTAAAAGAAAAAAACATTAAATTCACCTACTACGATATTGATATCAATAAAAAGAAAGAACAAGAGATGTTAGTAAAACTGCAAAAAGCTAATATTCCTATTTATACTTTAAGTTTACCTGTTATAGACAATAAAGGAGATGTTTTTTTAAACAAAGGCAACTTTAGAGAGTTTCTAAAAGTATTAGGCAAAAAAATCGAAAAAGATGAAAATTAAAAAACCTTCTTTAAGTTTCTGGCAAATCTTTAATATGAATGTTGGTTTTTTAGGCATTCAATTCAGTTTTGGTTTACAGCAAACAGCTGTTAATCCTATATTTTCATTTTTAGGCGCACACCATGAAGATTTACCATTATTAAACTTAGCTGGCCCTGTAACAGGATTAATAATTCAGCCAATAATTGGTGCAATCTCAGATAAAACTTGGTCTCCACGTTGGGGAAGAAGAAAACCATTTTTTTTAATTGGCGCTTTAATTGGTAGTTTATGCTTATTTGCTTTTCCCTTTAGCCCTACGCTATGGTTTGCGGTTGGTTTGTTATGGATTTTAGATGTTGGAAACAATATGGCCATGGAACCTTATCGTGCTTTTGTGGGTGATAAATTACCAAACAATCAATTAAGTTTTGGGTATCAAATGCAAAGTTTATTTGTTGGTGCAGGTATTGTATTAGCCAATGCATCTATTTTTCTTTTTCAAGATTGGTTTGGTACTTCAGAAACGGTAACAGAAACTGCAAGTTCTATTCCTAATTGGTTATATTATTCGTTTTTTATTGGTGCAGTTTTATCAGTATCAACAATCTTATGGTCTGTATTTAAAACACCAGAAATTCCACCATCCGAAGAAGAATTAGAAAGCATCAATAAACATAATGCCTTACCTCTTTTAGATAGAATAAAAACGCCGTTTCTAGAAATTACAGACGCCATAAAAGACATGCCTAAATTCATGTGGAAATTAGCTGCTGTTTATCTTTTTCAATGGTATGCCCTTTTTATTTATTGGCAATTTATATCGCCAATGTTTGAAGAAAGTATGGGTTTTGATAAATCTCAAGCTTTAAGCCAAGCCGCAAAAATGAATACCACGTATAACATTTCAACGATTATATTTGCCTTGGCTTTAGTTCCTTTAGCATTAAAATGGGGTGGAAAAAAAGTATATGTATCTAGTTTGTTTTTAACGGGTATTGCAATGCTTTCTATACCACATATTCAAAACCCTAACATGGTACTAATACCAATGATTCTTTTTGGAATTGGTTGGGCAGCAATGATGGGAATACCTTATTCTATGGTATCTAAAATAGTGCCTCAAGAAAGACGCGGTGTTTATATGGGTATTTTAAATATGATGATTGTAATTCCTATGGGAATTCAAACTATAACTTTTGGACCAATAGTAAAAAACTTACTAAATAATAGTGCTGTTAATGCGATATTGTTAGGTGGTATATTTTTTGTTATTGCAGGGTTTTTAGCATTTAGGCTCCAAGAACCAAAACCTATTATTGAATAAAAATAAAGAAAATTTGAAACATAATAAAAGAAATATAGACATCTTATGTGTTGGCGAAGTTTTAGTAGACTTTATTGGTCATCAAAATGATGTACTTATTAATGAAACTAGAGATTACCACAGGTATTTAGGTGGCTCACCTGCTAATGTTGCTATGAATTGCAAAAGATTGGGCTTAAAATCAACAATGGTATCTACTGTGGGTAATGATGGCTTTGGAGAATACATTTCTAAAAGACTACAAGAAATTGGAGTAAATACTTCAAATGTTAAAAAATTAGAAAATAAATCTACTAGTGTCATTTTTGTATCAAGATCTAATGGTACTCCAGATTTTATACCTTATAGAAATGCAGATAATCATATTTCTGATGATCAGATTACCACAGAAATGTTATGTAAAACAAAAATATTTCATACTACTTGTTTTGCTTTAAGTAAAAATCCTGCCCAAACTACAATTATAAAAAAAGCGAAAGAAGCTACAGATAATGGTTGCAAATTAAGTATCGATATTAATTATGCAAAAGAACTTTGGGAATGCAAGGAAGAAGCCTTAAAAGTAATTAAAACATACTGCGCTTTAAACCCTTTGATAAAGATTAGTGAAGATGATATGCTACGCCTTTTTGACAAAGAACTACCTCATCAAGAAATTTTCGACTTCTTTCATAAGCTAGGTGCAGATACTATTTGTTTAACTTTAGGCAGCAAAGGAGTTAAACTATCTCAAAAAGGAAAAAATCTAATACAATTACCTGCTATAAAAATTGAAAAAGTGATGGATACTACTGGAGCGGGTGATGCATTTTGGTCTGGTTTTTTATTTGCTTATATCAAAGAAAAAAACATTGAAGAATGTTTGCAAATAGCCTTAAAATTGGCAGCTTTAAAATTACAAAATGTAGGCAGATTGCCAGATAACATCAATATTTTATCAAAACTTTTATAATTTATTATTTAAAATTATGAATCAGAAAAAAGAAAAATCTATCTCTAACGGCGTAATGTTAAACGCATACCCAGATAGTATTGGACACAAGTTAAGTGATACCATACAAATGCTACAAAAAAAAGAATTCAAAGATGTTTTTTCTTTATTTTATGTGTTACCCACTTTTTTTAATAGCGATTTAGATAGAGGTTTTTCAATCATTGATTACAATATTAACAAAGAGTTCGTTTCTAAAGAGGATTTAAAAGCTTTAGAAGAACTCAATATTTTACTGAAGTTTGATATTGTTCTAAATCATCTATCTGTGAATTCTCCACAATTCAAAGATTTATTAACGTATGGAGATAAATCAAAATTCAAAGATTTTTTCATCAATTGGAATACATTTTGGGAAGAAAATGGTATTAAAAATGATGAGGAAATTATCATTCCAAAAGAAGAGTTTCTCAATAAATTATTTATGAGAAAATCTGGACTTCCTGTTTTAAAAGTTCCTTTTCCTGATGGATCAGAAAAACCATATTGGAATACCTTTTATCAAGAAATAAAATTACATAAAATTAAAAAAGAAGATTTAAATACGATTGAAGGGTTAAGTTCAGAAAACGCAAAATTAATCTGTGAAAAAGTAAATTTTGCTATTGAAAATAATTTAGACTTAAAAACTGTTAATTTCTGCGAACTTGAACAATTTAAAGAAGATACTCTTAAGATCGTTTTAAAAAAAAGGTCTTATTTAGGTCAGATGGATGTCAATGCAAAATCTGAATTAGTTTGGGATTTTTATGAAGAAACATTATCAAAAGTAAAAAGCTTTGGATGTAAGATATTACGATTAGACGCTTTTGCCTATCTGCACAAAGAAGTTGGTCAGTCTAACTTTTTCAATAAACCAGGAACTTGGAATTATTTAAATCGTATTCATAAAATTGCCAAAAAAAATGATTTAATTCTTTTACCCGAAATTCATGCAGAATATGGTTTAAATTTACATGATGAAGTTGCCAAAGAAGGGTATCAAATCTACGATTTTTTCTTACCAGGTTTAATGATTCATACGCTTGAAACAGGAAATAACAAAGCGTTGATAACTTGGGCAAATGAAATCATAAGCAAAGGTTATAAAACAGTAAATATGCTGGGTTGTCACGATGGCATTCCTGTGCTAGATCTAAAAGGAAAAGAAGTGAATGGCATTTATAACAAAGGTTTGTTAGAAGATTTTGAAATAGAATCAATAATGAATACAGTTTTAAAACGTGGTGGTAGAGTAAAAAACCTATTTGATGCGGCTGGAAATAAAATATCCTATTATCAAGTTAACGCAACTTTTTTTAGTGCTTTGGGCGAAAATGAACAAAAATTACTATTAGCAAGAGCCATCCAGATGTTTATGCCTGGTATTCCCCAGGTCTGGTATTTAGACCTTTTTGCAGGTAAAAACAACTATGCAGCTGCAGATAAAGGCGGTAGTGGTGGTCATAAAGAAATTAACAGAACAACACTTTCTAAAGAAGATATTGAGCAAGGTTTACAAAAGGGAGTTGTAATGAATCAGCTTAAAATAATGCGTTTAAGAAATACTTTAAAAGCATTTTTAGGTGAAGTAAATATTAGAAATGTTTCTAAAGACAAATTAAGTATTTTATGGTCAAACAAAGATTCGAATGCACATTTAGAGGCAAACTTAAAAAAATTTACTTTCTCTATTTCTTACACAGAAGAGAATGTAAATATGAAGTTAGATTTTTAATTTCATCCTTAAATCCGCAAGACTGATTCGTAAAAAATAGAAGACTGTAAACTTAACTCTGTCTAAATAAACATCAATGGTACTTTAGTTTTCTGGCTCGGTATTTCTTAGAACAAAGTACATCTTACTTATTATACCCATTCTGGTTTGAAATTATTGGAGACTGTAAACTCAACTCTGTCTGAATAAAAAAAAAGTATTAAATTTATTCAAACAGAAAAGATGAGACAAGAAGAACAAGAATTATTAGAAAAATAAAGCAGCATTCGTTATGGTTTCTTGTTATATTAAAATAGAAAGGAAAAAGGGCGTTTTATTGCGGTTATTTCAAGGCAGAATTGGTAGTACTCGAAATTAAAATCAACTCTTCTTGAGGTTTAATTAAATACTGAGCTCCATCTTTAGTCACCACTGCCATTTCTTCTACAGAAATTGTTTTCTCTGTTCCGTCTGCTCTTTTCCATGCATGAAAACCATCAAAAGCAAAGGTCATTCCTTCTTTTAATATTTTTTCAGAAGCCGGCCTTACATGCGATGCTTGAGATCCTCCTAAATTTGGTCCTACATCATGAGCTACATATCCCACAGGATGTCCTGTACTCCACATAACATATTCAGATTTTGCTGCGGTCATTAAAACTCTTTGAGCTTTATCTACATCCACTCCTTTTACACCAGGTTTCATAGCTGTTAATGCCGCTCTGCTACCTGCTTTTCCACTTTCCCAGTAATATTCAATATCTTTTGGAGCTTTTGTTTCTCCTTCTTTTAATACATAAGCAAAACGCTGAATATCACTCACCCAACGATCATACAGTTTGATGCCAAAATCAATTTGAATAACATCACCTGGCATAATAATTTTATCGGTTGCATGAGAATGACCTCGATCTGGACCAGAATTTACATTCGGGTTTTGACTTGGAGCCCACCCGTCTTTCACGCCATATTCACTCATTTTTTTCTTTAAAAATTTTGCAATATCTGCATCTGTAGATACTCCGGGGATTACTTGCTCATAAGCTTCCACTTGAAAATCAGCCGTCAATTGAGCTGCTTTTGTCAAGATTTCTACTTCTTCAGGTAATTTAATAGACAACCACTCATAGACTACTTCGGTTGATGAAACTAATTTATCCTTCTCATCTCCTAAAAAATTTTCTAACTCAATTCTTTGCGTATACGTTAAACCATCTGCAGTTGAGTTTGATGCGGATGAATTGATAGCAATATTTTCAAAGTTTTTCTCCTTTATAAAATCTACAACCATTTTTACTGCGGATGTTCCTCTTTCAACGGGTACAACTTTATCATGAACATTTAATTCATCTAGAGCAGTAGCTTCTCCTGAAGGAGAAAAAACCAAAGAATGAAAACCTTCCTTATCATTATAAAATAAAAAAGCAGCTGTTCCGCCTGCGTTCTCACCACCAACATGATCTGCTAATGGGTCATTGTTGTTTTCTCTACAAATTACCAACCAAGCATCAACATTGGCACTTTTTAAGGCCTTTGGCAATAAAGTATTCATTCTTTTTTTTCTAATTTCTGGCCAAGGATTTTCACCCCAATAGGTATCAGGAATTATTTTAACCTCTTTATTTGCTTCTTGGTTGCAACTTGCAGCAAAAAGGATTATTACTAAACTATATAAGAATTGTTTCATCATTTTATTGTCTTAAGAGAATTCTATAAATATAAGAATAAATAGAAATTAATATAGAATACTGGTAAAATTTTATATTTTTTTTCTTTTCCTTATATTTAAAGCATATGAATTTAAACTTTTCAAAATGTATCCAACAAAAAAAAAGCACATTTTTTTTTCAGTCATAATTATATTTCTTTGCTTCCATACTATTACTGTTTTTGGTCAAGAAACAAGATTATTAAGACAACCCGATATAAATGACTCTCATATTGTATATACCTATGGTGCAGATGTTTGGGTAAACGAATTAGGCAATAGTCAAGCAAAAAGAATAACCAGCACATCTGCTGTAGAATCAAATCCATATATATCTCCCGATGGAAAATGGATTGCTTTTTCTTCTAACAGATCTGGTCAAAATGCCGTCTATGTGGTTTCTATAAAGGGTGGAGAGGTTAAAAGATTAACTTGGCACCCAAATGGTGCTAGTGTTCGAGGTTGGACAAATGATGGGAAATCAGTGCTCTATGCAAGTTCTAG is a window of Polaribacter litorisediminis DNA encoding:
- a CDS encoding LacI family DNA-binding transcriptional regulator, which produces MLVTLKQIAEELGISITTVSKALKEYPDVSKKTRKLVRETATLLNYKPNSFAVNLRTKESKTIGLIIPEIVHHFFSSVIKGIISQAEKKGYLVITLQSNESFELEKKQLDLLLSKRVDGILISLANATADYKHLTEIIEQDTPLVMFDKIAKIIRCSKVIIDDRKAAYKATEHLIKIGCKRIAHFRGPLLPQNSIDRFLGYKQALIDNDIIYDPSLIYLLNEMSFEEGQFYANQLLKDHNDVDGIFINTDLVAIGAIAEFNNQGVKVPDQINVIGFSNWFMSSVISPSLTTINQPGFEMGKKAFKLLYKEIRDKKKNKVISYKDVVLDTDLIIRKSTKKMLI
- a CDS encoding TonB-dependent receptor domain-containing protein, which produces MILMLSSTAFVAQSTISGTVKDNSGNLIPGVNLLLKGTTKGANTDFDGNYEIANVTNGTYTIVASYIGYDNFTKEITVNGNLKLDIVIKENAQSLDEIIVTGVVNPKSKLESSVSVSTVGIKQIEQASPRSAGELFRSIPGIRAESSGGEGNANFNVRGVPVSSGGSRYLQLQEDGLPIMLFGDTSFGNADNFLRIDSNIGRVEAIRGGSASTQTSNGPAGIINMISKTGRTEGGTIGATYGLDFQNSRLDFEYGTPIGEGLYYHIGGFMRVGEGPRNIGYQGNKGGQIKANLTKEFKNGYVRTYFKYLNDKSVMYMPMPVSLTGSNSNPTFGNLPGFDITSDTPHSVNIQNTYSVYDGNPTQNDMRNGNNPVSASVGAEFSFDLGDDWKINGKARYSNNSGQWNAPFTANVGTVADIEALVRGASGATGALTFQDGTPFNPANGLAQDIRYFDVTIEDLSNFFSDVKVTKAINDNIGVTVGMFSATQNTKIGWQWSSAISEVAGDGQARLGVFEGFSEGGAYSFGQPVWGNCCQRKYNTVHNVNSPYVGVDAEISEKLNFDGSVRFENVNVNGTINSGQLSNLDANGNLIGFDYNSDGVISPFEATIPTIAGNPGQTVSDDYNFVSFSAGLNYKINDGAAVFGRYSKGASGRAADRNTYGADGLGDVQFDEISQFEVGLKKRLENGVLNVTGFVSNTDEGISNELNRTVGNPFKALGLEVESAYGFGDFGINGSVTYTKAEIDGGANQGNKPRRQADFVYNLAPTYSFGASKQHLLGITILGTSKSFAQDDNDLVMPGYAYVNAVVRVGLTKGLSLSVNANNLFDTIGVTEVEGNGNIAAGLAAARTISGRSTTMTLQYNF
- a CDS encoding glutaredoxin family protein; the encoded protein is MKHLIIVILYLTALHSNAQEVFHQTKKSKKEKMIVYGSDSCHSCLATKAFLKEKNIKFTYYDIDINKKKEQEMLVKLQKANIPIYTLSLPVIDNKGDVFLNKGNFREFLKVLGKKIEKDEN
- a CDS encoding MFS transporter, with product MKIKKPSLSFWQIFNMNVGFLGIQFSFGLQQTAVNPIFSFLGAHHEDLPLLNLAGPVTGLIIQPIIGAISDKTWSPRWGRRKPFFLIGALIGSLCLFAFPFSPTLWFAVGLLWILDVGNNMAMEPYRAFVGDKLPNNQLSFGYQMQSLFVGAGIVLANASIFLFQDWFGTSETVTETASSIPNWLYYSFFIGAVLSVSTILWSVFKTPEIPPSEEELESINKHNALPLLDRIKTPFLEITDAIKDMPKFMWKLAAVYLFQWYALFIYWQFISPMFEESMGFDKSQALSQAAKMNTTYNISTIIFALALVPLALKWGGKKVYVSSLFLTGIAMLSIPHIQNPNMVLIPMILFGIGWAAMMGIPYSMVSKIVPQERRGVYMGILNMMIVIPMGIQTITFGPIVKNLLNNSAVNAILLGGIFFVIAGFLAFRLQEPKPIIE
- a CDS encoding carbohydrate kinase family protein; this translates as MKHNKRNIDILCVGEVLVDFIGHQNDVLINETRDYHRYLGGSPANVAMNCKRLGLKSTMVSTVGNDGFGEYISKRLQEIGVNTSNVKKLENKSTSVIFVSRSNGTPDFIPYRNADNHISDDQITTEMLCKTKIFHTTCFALSKNPAQTTIIKKAKEATDNGCKLSIDINYAKELWECKEEALKVIKTYCALNPLIKISEDDMLRLFDKELPHQEIFDFFHKLGADTICLTLGSKGVKLSQKGKNLIQLPAIKIEKVMDTTGAGDAFWSGFLFAYIKEKNIEECLQIALKLAALKLQNVGRLPDNINILSKLL
- a CDS encoding alpha-amylase family glycosyl hydrolase, which encodes MNQKKEKSISNGVMLNAYPDSIGHKLSDTIQMLQKKEFKDVFSLFYVLPTFFNSDLDRGFSIIDYNINKEFVSKEDLKALEELNILLKFDIVLNHLSVNSPQFKDLLTYGDKSKFKDFFINWNTFWEENGIKNDEEIIIPKEEFLNKLFMRKSGLPVLKVPFPDGSEKPYWNTFYQEIKLHKIKKEDLNTIEGLSSENAKLICEKVNFAIENNLDLKTVNFCELEQFKEDTLKIVLKKRSYLGQMDVNAKSELVWDFYEETLSKVKSFGCKILRLDAFAYLHKEVGQSNFFNKPGTWNYLNRIHKIAKKNDLILLPEIHAEYGLNLHDEVAKEGYQIYDFFLPGLMIHTLETGNNKALITWANEIISKGYKTVNMLGCHDGIPVLDLKGKEVNGIYNKGLLEDFEIESIMNTVLKRGGRVKNLFDAAGNKISYYQVNATFFSALGENEQKLLLARAIQMFMPGIPQVWYLDLFAGKNNYAAADKGGSGGHKEINRTTLSKEDIEQGLQKGVVMNQLKIMRLRNTLKAFLGEVNIRNVSKDKLSILWSNKDSNAHLEANLKKFTFSISYTEENVNMKLDF
- a CDS encoding M24 family metallopeptidase, which produces MMKQFLYSLVIILFAASCNQEANKEVKIIPDTYWGENPWPEIRKKRMNTLLPKALKSANVDAWLVICRENNNDPLADHVGGENAGGTAAFLFYNDKEGFHSLVFSPSGEATALDELNVHDKVVPVERGTSAVKMVVDFIKEKNFENIAINSSASNSTADGLTYTQRIELENFLGDEKDKLVSSTEVVYEWLSIKLPEEVEILTKAAQLTADFQVEAYEQVIPGVSTDADIAKFLKKKMSEYGVKDGWAPSQNPNVNSGPDRGHSHATDKIIMPGDVIQIDFGIKLYDRWVSDIQRFAYVLKEGETKAPKDIEYYWESGKAGSRAALTAMKPGVKGVDVDKAQRVLMTAAKSEYVMWSTGHPVGYVAHDVGPNLGGSQASHVRPASEKILKEGMTFAFDGFHAWKRADGTEKTISVEEMAVVTKDGAQYLIKPQEELILISSTTNSALK